One window from the genome of Cyclobacterium amurskyense encodes:
- the leuB gene encoding 3-isopropylmalate dehydrogenase — protein MEMNIALLPGDGIGPEVIAQAVKVVNAVAKKFGHTITFKEAITGAAAIDAVGNPYPDSTHEVCVASDAVLFGAIGHPKFDNDPSAKVRPEQGLLEMRKKLGLFSNVRPTFTFPSLLHKSPLKKERIEGTDLVFLRELTGGIYFGEPRGRNEQGTKAFDTCVYSVEEIERLARMGFEFAMKRRKLLTCVDKANVLATSRLWRETVQRLAPEYPEVTVEYEFVDAVAMRLVQWPKAYDVLITENLFGDILTDEASVISGSMGLMPSASIGLKTKLFEPIHGSYPQAAGKDIANPLAAVLSASMMFEYAFDLMDEAKAISDVVNLSLEKGVVTEDLSEGEKSYKTSEVGDWLADQIEKM, from the coding sequence ATGGAAATGAATATAGCCCTATTACCTGGTGATGGTATCGGCCCTGAAGTAATCGCTCAGGCAGTAAAAGTAGTAAATGCTGTCGCTAAGAAATTTGGACATACTATTACTTTTAAAGAAGCCATTACAGGGGCTGCAGCCATAGATGCGGTAGGCAACCCTTATCCTGACTCTACTCATGAGGTTTGTGTAGCCTCTGATGCCGTTCTTTTCGGTGCCATAGGACATCCTAAGTTCGACAATGACCCAAGTGCTAAGGTGAGACCTGAGCAGGGCTTATTGGAGATGAGAAAAAAATTAGGTCTTTTCTCTAATGTTCGTCCAACATTTACTTTTCCATCATTGCTTCACAAGTCTCCTTTGAAAAAGGAACGTATTGAAGGTACTGATTTGGTTTTCTTAAGAGAATTGACAGGTGGTATCTATTTCGGAGAGCCAAGAGGTCGAAACGAACAAGGAACCAAAGCTTTTGATACTTGCGTATACTCAGTAGAAGAAATTGAGAGATTGGCAAGAATGGGCTTTGAGTTTGCGATGAAAAGAAGGAAGCTTTTGACCTGCGTAGACAAAGCCAATGTGTTGGCAACTTCTAGACTTTGGAGAGAAACAGTTCAGCGTTTGGCACCTGAGTATCCTGAAGTAACCGTTGAATATGAATTTGTTGATGCTGTAGCTATGCGATTGGTGCAATGGCCTAAAGCTTATGACGTACTAATTACTGAAAACCTATTTGGAGACATTCTTACGGATGAAGCTTCTGTAATTAGTGGATCTATGGGATTGATGCCTTCGGCTTCTATAGGGCTTAAAACCAAGCTTTTTGAGCCTATTCATGGTTCATATCCACAAGCTGCTGGAAAAGACATTGCCAATCCATTGGCAGCGGTTTTGTCAGCTTCTATGATGTTTGAATATGCTTTTGATTTAATGGATGAAGCTAAAGCTATTTCAGATGTGGTAAATCTGTCTTTAGAAAAAGGCGTCGTAACCGAAGATCTCTCAGAAGGGGAGAAATCCTATAAGACTTCTGAAGTAGGAGATTGGTTGGCCGATCAAATTGAAAAAATGTAA
- the ilvN gene encoding acetolactate synthase small subunit: MKRRYTISVFTENFIGILSRITLIFTRRGINIDGFTASESREEGIYRITIEVSTTEAQIIQLSRQIEKIIDVIKAFYYLDDEMVFQEIALYKIPIDSIDPGLEMVIRQHNAKIISAEKDFVVIEMTGHKKDTQDLLEVLKEFNVLEFVRSGRVAVAKPMVSIDKYL; the protein is encoded by the coding sequence ATGAAAAGAAGATACACAATTTCTGTTTTTACAGAAAATTTCATAGGCATACTCAGTAGAATCACTTTAATATTTACCCGTAGAGGAATTAATATTGATGGTTTTACTGCCTCAGAAAGCAGAGAAGAAGGAATATACAGGATCACTATAGAGGTGAGTACAACTGAAGCTCAGATAATCCAGCTGTCCAGACAAATTGAAAAAATCATTGATGTTATAAAAGCATTTTATTACCTCGATGATGAGATGGTTTTTCAGGAAATAGCTTTGTATAAAATTCCTATAGACAGCATTGATCCAGGTTTGGAAATGGTAATTCGGCAACATAATGCGAAAATCATTTCAGCGGAGAAAGATTTTGTGGTCATTGAAATGACGGGTCATAAAAAGGACACTCAAGATTTGCTGGAAGTGCTAAAAGAATTTAATGTTCTGGAATTTGTGAGGTCCGGCAGGGTAGCTGTAGCCAAACCAATGGTGAGCATTGATAAATATTTATAA
- the leuC gene encoding 3-isopropylmalate dehydratase large subunit, whose product MEKKSLFDKIWDAHVIQSIPDGPDVFFIDKHFIHEVTSPVAFLNLEKRGNKVMFPERTIATPDHNVPTIDQDKTIKDQLSRMQVERLRENCKRHGIELHDLGTDHHGIVHVIGPELGITQPGMTIVCGDSHTSTHGAFGTIAFGIGTSEVEMVFATQCIMQAKPKKMRITVDGELGKGVTSKDIILYIIAQISASGGTGYFIEYAGSAIRSLSMEARMTICNMSIEMGARGGLIAPDETTFEYLKGKQYSPKGEEWDKAVAHWKTLKTDEGASFDVEYHYKAEDIEPMITYGTNPGMGVKVKGNIPTTDGMNASEQKSYLKSMDYMGFKPGEPMQGKKIDYVFVGSCTNGRIEDLRSVAEFVKGKQKADNITAWIVPGSREVEKMAIKEGIVQTLEEAGFKLRQPGCSACLAMNDDKIPSGKYAVSTSNRNFEGRQGPGSRTLLASPLTVAAVAITGVITDPRDLIEELVQEK is encoded by the coding sequence ATGGAGAAGAAATCATTATTTGATAAGATTTGGGATGCACATGTGATCCAATCTATCCCAGATGGTCCGGATGTGTTTTTCATAGATAAGCATTTTATCCACGAAGTAACTAGCCCAGTTGCCTTCCTTAACCTTGAGAAAAGGGGCAATAAGGTTATGTTTCCAGAAAGAACCATAGCCACTCCTGATCATAATGTACCCACCATTGATCAGGACAAAACAATCAAGGATCAACTTTCCCGCATGCAAGTCGAAAGATTGAGGGAAAATTGTAAAAGACATGGAATTGAACTTCATGACCTTGGAACAGATCACCATGGTATCGTCCATGTAATCGGACCCGAGTTGGGGATTACTCAGCCAGGAATGACAATTGTATGTGGAGATAGTCACACTTCTACGCATGGAGCCTTTGGTACTATAGCATTTGGTATTGGTACTTCAGAGGTAGAGATGGTTTTTGCTACTCAGTGCATCATGCAGGCTAAGCCTAAGAAAATGCGCATTACTGTAGACGGTGAGTTGGGTAAAGGTGTAACTTCAAAAGATATTATATTATACATCATCGCACAGATTTCTGCTAGTGGTGGTACTGGATACTTTATCGAATATGCAGGTAGTGCCATCAGGTCTTTAAGTATGGAGGCTAGAATGACCATCTGTAACATGAGTATCGAGATGGGCGCAAGAGGTGGTTTGATCGCACCTGATGAAACGACTTTTGAATACCTAAAAGGTAAACAATACTCTCCTAAAGGAGAAGAGTGGGACAAGGCTGTGGCGCATTGGAAAACACTTAAAACAGATGAAGGTGCTTCCTTTGATGTAGAATACCATTATAAAGCTGAGGATATTGAACCCATGATCACTTACGGTACCAATCCTGGTATGGGTGTGAAGGTAAAAGGCAATATTCCTACTACTGATGGAATGAATGCCAGTGAGCAAAAATCCTATTTGAAATCCATGGATTATATGGGTTTTAAGCCAGGGGAACCTATGCAAGGCAAGAAAATCGACTATGTATTTGTTGGAAGTTGTACCAATGGTAGGATAGAAGATTTAAGGTCTGTAGCAGAATTTGTCAAAGGCAAACAGAAAGCAGACAATATCACTGCATGGATAGTACCAGGCTCTAGAGAAGTTGAGAAAATGGCTATTAAAGAGGGAATTGTTCAAACCTTGGAAGAGGCTGGTTTTAAATTAAGACAACCAGGATGTTCTGCTTGTTTGGCAATGAATGATGATAAAATACCATCAGGCAAATATGCTGTATCTACTTCCAACAGAAACTTTGAAGGACGTCAAGGACCAGGAAGCCGAACATTGCTTGCTTCTCCACTTACAGTAGCGGCAGTTGCCATTACCGGTGTGATTACAGACCCTCGGGATTTAATAGAAGAATTAGTACAAGAAAAATAA
- the recN gene encoding DNA repair protein RecN, whose protein sequence is MLTNLSITNYALIEKLEMEPCAGLNMITGETGAGKSIMLGAVGLLLGNRADSKALYDEQKKCIIEGVFNIQNYGLERFFEKEELDYESACIIRREISPSGKSRAFINDTPVRLENLKVLGKILMDVHSQNETLMLGASSYQLSLIDAFAKVSKEKEAYSIQYHAYIKTQRKVRLLEQEKQQYQQEADYNQFQLEELSSLNLEEGEQASLEAKEELLNHAEEIKSRASQALDHLENEELGAMQQLAAAKQHFQYLQKFGKNFEDLNQRFESLLIELNDILESLSLEEQEIEVDFEKSEWVRERLSKIYQLQKKHGVQSDKELLELASALADKVFKGDHLEEELANQQILLKETKEKLSATGQKLSKKRQAIFNGFSREIQSLLAKLGMENARVEILRKEVPANESGIDDIDILFSANKGIQPQPIGQVASGGEFSRLMFAIKYVMADKMALPTLIFDEIDTGISGEIALQMVRMMQEIATKHQVICISHLPQVAAKGEKHYFVYKDNSSKKTISKIKLLNPEERLLEIAKMISGSNPSTTAFENAKELLTK, encoded by the coding sequence ATGTTAACCAACCTTAGCATTACCAACTATGCTTTGATAGAAAAATTAGAAATGGAACCCTGTGCCGGTCTCAATATGATCACCGGTGAAACAGGAGCCGGGAAATCCATTATGCTTGGGGCAGTGGGCCTACTATTGGGAAATAGGGCTGATTCCAAAGCATTATATGATGAGCAAAAAAAATGCATTATTGAAGGCGTATTCAATATCCAAAATTATGGTTTAGAAAGATTCTTTGAGAAGGAAGAGTTGGACTATGAATCGGCATGCATTATTCGGCGGGAAATTTCGCCATCGGGAAAATCTCGTGCTTTCATTAATGACACACCTGTAAGGCTGGAAAACCTGAAGGTCTTGGGGAAAATTCTGATGGATGTTCATTCCCAAAATGAGACCTTAATGTTGGGAGCTTCCTCCTACCAGCTCTCGCTGATAGATGCTTTTGCTAAGGTTAGCAAAGAGAAAGAAGCTTATTCTATACAGTATCATGCCTATATCAAAACGCAAAGAAAGGTACGTTTGCTAGAACAAGAAAAGCAGCAATACCAACAGGAAGCAGATTACAATCAGTTTCAGTTGGAAGAGTTGTCAAGTTTAAACTTAGAAGAAGGGGAACAAGCTTCTTTGGAAGCAAAGGAAGAATTATTAAACCATGCAGAAGAAATAAAATCTAGAGCATCCCAAGCACTGGACCACCTTGAAAACGAGGAATTGGGTGCAATGCAACAGTTGGCTGCAGCCAAGCAACACTTTCAATACCTACAAAAATTCGGAAAGAATTTTGAAGATTTAAATCAAAGGTTTGAAAGTTTGCTAATAGAGCTAAATGATATTTTAGAAAGTCTTTCTTTGGAAGAGCAGGAAATCGAAGTAGATTTTGAAAAGTCTGAGTGGGTAAGGGAAAGATTAAGTAAAATCTACCAGCTTCAAAAGAAACATGGCGTACAAAGTGATAAAGAGCTCTTAGAGCTAGCCTCAGCTCTTGCAGACAAGGTTTTTAAAGGAGATCACCTAGAGGAGGAGTTGGCCAATCAACAAATTTTATTAAAAGAAACCAAAGAGAAACTTAGTGCTACGGGCCAAAAGTTGTCAAAAAAGAGACAGGCCATCTTTAATGGTTTCAGCAGAGAGATACAATCCTTATTGGCAAAGTTGGGAATGGAAAATGCTAGGGTGGAAATCCTTCGAAAAGAAGTTCCCGCAAATGAATCAGGTATCGATGATATTGATATCCTATTTTCTGCCAACAAGGGAATTCAGCCTCAACCCATTGGTCAAGTAGCCTCAGGGGGAGAATTTTCACGATTAATGTTTGCCATCAAATATGTAATGGCAGATAAAATGGCCTTGCCTACTCTTATCTTTGACGAAATAGATACAGGGATATCCGGAGAAATAGCCCTACAAATGGTCCGGATGATGCAAGAAATTGCTACCAAACATCAGGTTATCTGCATAAGCCATTTGCCGCAGGTAGCCGCAAAAGGAGAAAAACACTATTTTGTTTACAAAGACAATAGCTCTAAGAAAACAATTAGTAAAATTAAGCTATTGAACCCCGAGGAAAGATTACTTGAAATTGCTAAAATGATTTCCGGGTCAAATCCCTCCACTACAGCCTTTGAAAATGCAAAAGAATTGCTCACGAAATAG
- a CDS encoding alpha-isopropylmalate synthase regulatory domain-containing protein, with translation MRREKIIEIMDTTLRDGEQTSGVSFLPSEKLQIAKLLLEELRVDRIEVASARVSEGELEGVKRITNWAEEKGYLDKIEVLGFVDTPKSVDWMVEAGAKVMNLLTKGSLNHLTHQLKKTPEVHFSEIEKCIAYANQYGIEVNVYLEDWSNGMRNSREYAMSMIQFLAQQPVKRIMLPDTLGLLCPDEVKEFMELICTSFPDLHFDFHAHNDYDLSVANVLHAVNSGAKGIHTTVNGLGERAGNAPLESIVAVLKDFTPCHLNVNENKIYRISKLVEQFSGLRIPANKPVVGENVFTQTAGVHADGDNKKNLYFSDLLPERFGRTRKYALGKTSGKANISKNLEELGISLEPEELSKVTQKIIELGDKKERVTTEDLPYIISDVLQNNSIHKDIVIDGYHMVHSKGLKPSVQLRMKIFNNYYEQNASGDGQYDSFMKALKKIYKGLDMELPKLTDFQISIPPGGKTDAFVECVITWDLNGRIFKTKGLDSDQTIAAMMATEKMLNIIEQIKNSNKTEKKNPYGNEYSPITW, from the coding sequence ATGCGTAGAGAAAAGATAATAGAAATCATGGACACCACCCTTAGGGATGGGGAACAAACCTCCGGTGTGTCATTTCTTCCTTCAGAAAAGCTTCAAATAGCTAAACTTTTGTTGGAGGAATTAAGAGTGGACCGCATTGAGGTGGCTTCAGCCAGGGTTTCAGAGGGTGAATTGGAAGGCGTCAAACGGATAACAAATTGGGCTGAAGAAAAGGGGTATTTGGATAAAATTGAGGTTTTGGGATTTGTAGATACCCCAAAATCTGTGGATTGGATGGTAGAGGCCGGTGCCAAGGTGATGAACTTACTCACTAAAGGTTCCCTCAATCATTTGACTCATCAGTTAAAGAAAACCCCAGAAGTTCATTTTTCCGAAATAGAAAAATGCATCGCTTACGCTAATCAGTATGGCATTGAAGTAAACGTTTATCTTGAGGATTGGAGTAATGGCATGCGCAATTCCAGAGAATATGCAATGTCCATGATCCAGTTCCTTGCCCAACAGCCAGTCAAAAGAATAATGCTCCCAGATACTTTGGGGTTGTTGTGTCCAGATGAAGTTAAGGAATTTATGGAGTTGATTTGCACTTCGTTTCCTGACCTGCATTTTGACTTTCATGCACACAATGATTATGACCTTTCAGTAGCAAATGTGCTCCATGCTGTCAATTCTGGTGCAAAAGGTATTCATACTACTGTAAATGGCTTAGGTGAGCGTGCAGGCAATGCACCCCTGGAATCGATTGTAGCCGTTTTAAAGGATTTTACCCCTTGTCATCTCAATGTTAATGAGAATAAAATTTACAGGATTAGTAAACTCGTAGAACAATTTTCAGGCTTAAGAATTCCTGCTAATAAACCTGTTGTTGGTGAAAATGTATTCACACAAACCGCAGGTGTTCATGCAGATGGTGACAATAAAAAGAACCTTTATTTCAGTGACCTACTTCCTGAACGTTTTGGCAGGACACGTAAATATGCACTGGGTAAAACTTCGGGAAAGGCCAATATTTCAAAAAACCTGGAAGAGTTAGGCATTTCTCTAGAACCAGAAGAATTATCAAAAGTAACGCAGAAAATAATTGAACTGGGAGATAAAAAGGAAAGGGTTACCACAGAGGACCTTCCTTATATCATTTCGGATGTGTTACAAAACAACTCTATCCATAAAGATATTGTCATCGATGGGTACCATATGGTGCACTCCAAAGGCCTAAAGCCTTCTGTACAGTTGCGAATGAAAATATTCAACAACTATTATGAACAGAATGCTTCAGGAGATGGACAATATGATTCCTTCATGAAGGCCCTGAAAAAAATATACAAGGGGTTGGATATGGAGCTACCTAAATTAACAGACTTTCAAATAAGCATTCCTCCAGGAGGAAAAACAGATGCTTTTGTTGAATGTGTGATTACCTGGGATTTGAATGGGAGAATTTTCAAGACCAAAGGGCTGGACAGTGACCAGACCATTGCGGCCATGATGGCCACTGAAAAAATGCTTAATATCATAGAACAAATCAAAAATAGTAACAAAACTGAAAAAAAGAATCCTTATGGAAATGAATATAGCCCTATTACCTGGTGA
- the ilvC gene encoding ketol-acid reductoisomerase, whose product MKLKFGTVEENVVTREEFPLEKAKEVLKDEVIAVLGYGVQGPGQALNLKDNGFNVIVGQRKDSKTWDKAVADGWVPGETLFELEEACEKGTILQFLLSDAGQIALWPTVKKHLSPGKALYFSHGFGVTYKDQTGIVPPADVDVILVAPKGSGTSLRRMFVEGRGLNSSFAIFQDATGKAKDRVVALGIGVGSGYLFETDFYKEVTSDLTGERGTLMGAIQGIFAAQYEVLRANGHTPSEAFNETVEELTQSLMPLVAENGMDWMYANCSTTAQRGALDWWKPFRDATKPVFEDLYNSVKTGKEAAKSIESNSKSDYRVKLEEELKELRDSEMWQAGATVRKLRPENN is encoded by the coding sequence ATGAAACTGAAGTTCGGTACAGTTGAAGAAAACGTAGTGACAAGAGAAGAATTTCCTCTTGAAAAAGCAAAGGAAGTCTTAAAGGATGAAGTAATTGCCGTATTAGGATACGGAGTTCAAGGTCCTGGTCAGGCACTAAACCTTAAAGACAATGGTTTTAATGTCATTGTTGGACAACGAAAAGATTCCAAAACTTGGGACAAGGCTGTTGCTGATGGATGGGTACCCGGTGAAACACTTTTTGAGTTGGAAGAAGCCTGCGAAAAAGGAACAATTCTTCAATTCTTGTTGTCTGATGCCGGACAAATCGCCTTATGGCCAACAGTTAAAAAACACTTGTCTCCAGGAAAAGCACTTTACTTTTCTCATGGCTTTGGTGTTACTTACAAAGACCAAACAGGAATTGTTCCTCCTGCTGATGTTGATGTAATTTTGGTTGCTCCAAAAGGTTCAGGAACTTCATTGAGGAGAATGTTTGTTGAGGGTAGAGGTTTAAATTCATCTTTCGCTATTTTCCAGGATGCAACTGGTAAAGCAAAAGATAGAGTAGTAGCATTGGGAATTGGTGTAGGTTCAGGATACTTATTCGAAACAGATTTCTACAAAGAAGTTACTTCTGACCTTACAGGTGAAAGAGGAACGCTTATGGGTGCTATTCAAGGTATATTTGCTGCTCAATATGAAGTATTAAGAGCAAATGGTCATACTCCTTCTGAAGCATTCAATGAAACTGTAGAAGAATTGACACAAAGTTTGATGCCTTTAGTTGCTGAAAATGGTATGGATTGGATGTATGCTAACTGTTCTACTACAGCACAAAGAGGTGCATTAGATTGGTGGAAACCTTTCAGAGATGCTACTAAGCCTGTGTTTGAAGACCTTTACAATAGTGTAAAAACAGGAAAAGAAGCAGCCAAATCTATCGAATCCAACAGTAAGTCTGATTACAGAGTGAAATTGGAAGAGGAATTGAAAGAATTGAGGGATTCTGAAATGTGGCAAGCTGGAGCAACTGTACGTAAATTAAGACCAGAAAACAATTAA
- a CDS encoding enoyl-ACP reductase FabI — translation MPENLLKGKKGIITGALDENSIAWHTALKAKEQGAKFVLTNAPIAMRMGAIQDLADECGTIVIPADATSVEDIEKLYDEAKEYLGGNFDFLLHSIGMSPNVRKGRSYGDLNYDWVQKSYDVSAVSFHKMLQVAEKKDILNEWASVIALSYIAAERAFPFYSDMSEAKAILESIARNYGLRYGKNKNVRVNTISQSPTKTVAGSGIGGFDDFFDFAALASPLGNASAESCAEYIVTMFSDYTRMVTMQNLFHDGGYSTTGITQELIDAYVASKK, via the coding sequence ATGCCTGAAAATTTATTAAAAGGAAAAAAAGGAATTATTACCGGTGCACTTGATGAAAATTCTATTGCCTGGCATACGGCCTTAAAAGCAAAAGAACAAGGGGCAAAATTTGTCCTTACCAATGCCCCAATTGCTATGCGTATGGGCGCCATTCAGGATTTAGCTGATGAATGTGGAACCATAGTTATTCCTGCAGATGCTACCTCTGTCGAAGACATCGAAAAATTATACGATGAAGCAAAGGAATATTTAGGTGGAAATTTTGATTTCTTACTCCACTCAATAGGTATGTCTCCCAATGTACGGAAGGGAAGATCTTATGGAGACCTGAATTATGATTGGGTACAAAAGTCATACGATGTGTCAGCAGTTTCTTTTCACAAAATGCTCCAAGTGGCAGAAAAGAAAGACATCCTTAATGAATGGGCTTCTGTGATTGCATTAAGTTATATTGCCGCAGAAAGAGCATTCCCTTTTTATAGTGACATGTCTGAAGCCAAAGCCATACTAGAAAGTATAGCTAGAAACTATGGTCTAAGGTATGGGAAAAACAAAAATGTAAGAGTAAATACCATTTCTCAATCCCCTACAAAAACTGTAGCTGGTTCAGGAATTGGGGGCTTTGATGATTTCTTTGATTTTGCGGCCCTAGCTTCTCCTTTGGGAAATGCTTCAGCAGAATCCTGTGCAGAGTACATTGTCACCATGTTTTCCGATTACACCAGAATGGTAACCATGCAAAACCTGTTTCATGACGGAGGCTATTCTACAACAGGCATTACGCAAGAATTAATTGATGCCTACGTAGCTAGTAAAAAGTAA
- a CDS encoding 2-isopropylmalate synthase, with translation MSEKLWIFDTTLRDGEQVPGCQLDTREKIVVAKALEALGVDILEAGFPISSPGDFNSVVEISKAVEEPIICALSRAVEKDIEVAAEALKFAKKSRIHTGIGVSGYHIEHKFRSTPDAVLEKAIRAVKFARNLVGEVEFYAEDAGRADPEFLARIVEAVIKAGATVINIPDTTGYCLPEQYGQIIRFLKENVSNIDSAILSTHCHNDLGLATANSLSGVLNGARQVEVTMNGIGERAGNTSLEEVVMAIKSHKEVPVYTGINTKKIYETSRIISKLMNMPIQPNKAIVGRNAFAHSSGIHQDGVLKNRENYEIIDPKDVGVEESSIVLTARSGRAALKHHLKLLGFEFEKEKLDEIYEAFLVLADSKRDIGRKDLLSLLGEHLENSLFIEMKDVYYEGSEGKGGHAKVVLTIGEEQKESESDGNGPVDAVIKSIKKLIPQKVILDEFLIQAITKGSDDICKVHMRLMHNDRPYHGFGSETDIVLASAKAFIDALNKLPVK, from the coding sequence ATGTCAGAAAAGCTTTGGATATTTGATACCACCCTCAGGGATGGTGAACAGGTGCCGGGATGCCAACTCGATACCAGGGAAAAAATTGTAGTAGCCAAGGCTTTGGAAGCATTGGGAGTTGATATCCTTGAGGCTGGATTTCCAATATCCAGCCCCGGGGATTTCAATTCTGTTGTGGAAATTTCAAAGGCAGTTGAAGAACCGATTATCTGTGCGCTTTCAAGGGCAGTTGAGAAAGACATAGAGGTGGCTGCCGAGGCATTGAAATTTGCCAAAAAAAGCAGAATACACACCGGAATAGGTGTGTCCGGTTACCACATTGAACACAAATTTAGAAGCACTCCTGATGCCGTTCTTGAGAAGGCCATCAGGGCAGTTAAATTTGCAAGAAACCTTGTAGGCGAAGTTGAGTTTTATGCTGAAGATGCAGGTAGGGCTGATCCTGAATTTCTTGCCAGAATAGTAGAGGCAGTCATCAAGGCGGGAGCTACTGTAATCAATATTCCTGATACTACTGGCTATTGCTTACCTGAACAATATGGGCAGATCATTCGATTTTTAAAAGAAAATGTTTCAAATATAGACAGCGCCATTCTGTCTACTCATTGTCATAACGATCTTGGATTGGCCACGGCCAATAGTCTTTCTGGTGTCCTAAACGGAGCCAGACAAGTGGAAGTGACAATGAATGGGATCGGAGAACGGGCAGGAAACACCTCCTTGGAAGAGGTTGTAATGGCTATAAAGAGTCACAAAGAGGTTCCTGTATACACTGGTATTAATACCAAGAAAATCTACGAAACCAGCAGGATTATTTCCAAGCTAATGAATATGCCTATACAGCCCAATAAGGCCATTGTAGGTAGAAATGCATTTGCGCACTCTTCAGGAATCCACCAGGACGGTGTACTGAAAAACAGGGAAAATTATGAAATAATTGACCCTAAAGATGTTGGTGTAGAGGAATCTTCCATAGTCCTTACGGCCAGAAGTGGCAGAGCAGCCTTGAAGCATCACCTGAAATTATTGGGTTTTGAATTTGAAAAGGAAAAATTGGATGAAATTTATGAGGCCTTTTTGGTTCTTGCAGATTCAAAAAGAGACATAGGAAGAAAAGACCTCTTGTCCTTGCTAGGCGAACATTTGGAAAACTCTTTATTCATAGAGATGAAGGATGTTTATTACGAAGGAAGTGAAGGCAAAGGCGGTCACGCCAAAGTAGTTCTTACTATAGGAGAAGAACAAAAAGAAAGTGAATCCGACGGAAATGGCCCGGTAGATGCAGTAATTAAATCAATCAAAAAGCTTATCCCTCAGAAGGTGATCTTGGATGAATTTCTGATTCAAGCTATCACTAAAGGGAGTGATGATATATGCAAAGTTCATATGAGATTGATGCATAACGACCGACCATATCATGGTTTTGGATCTGAAACAGACATAGTATTGGCCTCGGCCAAAGCATTTATAGATGCTTTAAATAAATTACCTGTCAAATAA
- the leuD gene encoding 3-isopropylmalate dehydratase small subunit, with product MAYDKFDVLTSRVVPLSSENVDTDQIIPARFLKATEREGFGDNLFRDWRYDNEGNPKADFVLNDPTYSGKILLAGKNFGSGSSREHAVWAIYDYGFRCVVSSFFADIFKNNCLNIGVLPVTVSPEFAADLFAAVEANPEVEVEVDINKQTITLLSTGKSESFDINSYKKENMKNGFDDIDYLLNLKDEIVVFEANK from the coding sequence ATGGCATACGATAAATTTGATGTTTTGACCAGTAGGGTAGTTCCTCTTTCATCTGAAAATGTAGATACTGACCAAATTATTCCGGCCAGGTTTTTGAAAGCTACGGAGAGAGAAGGATTTGGAGACAACCTTTTCAGAGACTGGCGTTATGATAATGAGGGAAACCCTAAAGCTGATTTTGTTTTAAATGACCCTACTTATTCGGGTAAAATTCTTTTGGCAGGAAAGAACTTCGGTTCTGGATCTAGCCGTGAACATGCCGTATGGGCCATATATGATTATGGGTTTAGATGTGTAGTTTCTAGTTTCTTCGCTGATATATTTAAAAACAATTGTTTAAATATTGGTGTTCTACCAGTTACAGTTTCTCCTGAATTCGCAGCCGATTTATTTGCAGCTGTAGAAGCCAATCCAGAAGTAGAAGTAGAAGTAGACATCAATAAACAAACAATTACTCTATTGTCTACCGGAAAATCAGAGTCTTTTGATATCAACTCTTATAAAAAAGAGAACATGAAAAACGGGTTCGACGATATTGATTATTTGCTGAACCTAAAAGATGAAATAGTTGTATTCGAAGCCAATAAATAA